The segment CGCCAGCTTTGCCTGTCTCTGCTCGGACACGAGTGTCACCTCTCCTGATTGATACGGCTTTCGGCCCTACTCGGCTTCGGCTTTCTCGAAACGGATTTCCGGCACGCCACTGTAGTCCACCACGAATCGGCCGCCGGAGGTTGGGAAGACCACTTGCCCGGCCAGCTCGAAGTCGGTGGGGCCCGGTACTTGCAGCGCCTTTGCGCCATCCGGCTTCATGTACTCGTCTGCGAAACGAATGACCACTTTCTCGCGGTCACCCACGGCATGTCCAGTAGAAGTCACCGCTTCCCCATCAACATGCCACTGGGTGAGGAAGTGCCCATCCGGGCGGAACCCGGCGTCCACCATATTCCGGAAGATAGTGATCTTGTGCACAACGGGACAGGACAGGTCGTCTTGACCGTGGACGATGACCACCTTGTTGGTCGGGTTCGCCGCGAAGGCTATCTTCAGGTGCTCAGGGTGGCCGGGGTCGCGGATTTCCTGCATGTCTTTCGTCAGATACGCCGGGCTCTGTGGGTCCTTCGAGTACCCGGCGTTCAAGTGGCTGCCATACTCTCCGGTGCCGAACGCAATGCCGTCGGTAAGGCCCGGCATGCCGCAGATATCCACCACGCAGGCGAAGGTATGCGGGGCCAGCTTGTTGACCATGAGCGTCACATTGCCGCCGCCACTGCCGCCCATGGAGTAACACCGGCGCGGGTTGATGGTCACGCCGGCTTCTTTGAGTTGCTGCTGGATATGGTACAGCGCGCGCAGGCAGTCCATGGCCTGCAGGTAGCCATGGTCGTAGGGCTTCTCACCCAAGACCCCGGGCTCCGTGTCACCGCTCTGCAGGTAGTTGACGCTGACGGCGATCACATTGAAGCGTTCGGCGAAGGTGCGGCACCACTTCAGATATACATCCTGATTGTAGATTCCGCCCCAGTTGTGGAGGCAGAGCATGAGGCCGGTGTTCTCGCTGATGCCCTGCGGCGGCTCCTCCACGTGCATTTTCACGAAGCGTTCGCCCGGTTGAAACGGCCATTCCTGACCCGCGAACTGCTGCTCCGGTTCGAGCACTTGCTTGCGTCCCTCCTTGATAGCGAGTGTGGGCGCCTCCCGGGTGGCCAGTTTCGCGCTCAGGTCTTCCAGCGCCAGAAGCACTAACCCCGCGGCAAAATCGGGGAATTCTGTGCGCTGGTCAGGGGACTCATACACGAAGATAGAATACGGGAGTTTCCGGCCACCACTGGGATCCTGGATTGTGAAGTCGGCGCCGGTGTCGGTCATTCGGGTCTTCACGGCAGCCGGGAGCTTCTCGATGTCGGTGTCGCTGATGCCCACCATCACCGCGTCCAGTGCGTCTCCCGGGAGCACGATGTCGCGCGCGGTGCAGCTCTGCTGGGGCACCTTCTTCCCGTGGATGATACCGGCGGGCACGTCAACCATCACCCACCGGCCAACGCGATCATGCCAGGGGATGGCCTTCTCGCCCGGGGTGTACGTCTTGGCCTCAGACGCCGGCGCCTCCTCGTTGGCTTGGTCCGCAGCCTCCCCTGGCCACGAGAGCAGCATCACGCCCGCCGTTGCGCCGGGGAATTCGGTGACCGGCGGCGGGTTGCGATACAGTAGGATGTCATAGGTGATCAGGACCTTCTTGCCGGCGGGGTCCATGAGATCCACGGTGTCGCCGGTGAATTCCAGGTTGAGCGAATCCGCGAACTGCTTCGACTGGCTGCTGGCGATGGCGATGAAGACGTGATCCACCTTCTCATCCGGCAGCACCACCTTTCGCGGCTCATTGCACGACTGCCACGGTACGGGCTTTTCGGATGCGTACTTTTCGGGCAGGTTCCCGATAACGTAGCGCCCGACCCGGTCATGCCAGGGGCACTCACCGTTCTTGACGATCCACGTCTTGTCCGCCGCAGCCAGCACCGCGATGCACAAAGAAAGCGTGAACAGAAGACGGAGCATTCTGCGACCCCCTGCAAAGTCGTTCGGCCCATATTCCGTTTCGTGAGGAGGCATTCCTGCCCGCGCGAGGAAACCCTTCCGGCGTCCCATCCAGCCGACACGAGGAGGCACGAACATGCGGATCGTCGTTTGCACCGACCTTGAGGGAATCAGCGGGGTCACCTGTTGGGAGCAGACCCGGGACATGACCAATGCCTTATACCAGGAGGCACGAGCGCTGCTCACCGCCGAGATCAACGCGTGTGTCGAAGGGTGTCTCGAAGGCGGTGCGACTGAGATTCTGGTGCTGGACGGTCACGGCGGCGGGTTCAATATTATCCCCGAGGAGCTTCACCCTGATGCCCAGTGCATCACCGGCCCCGGCAGGCCCCATGCAGGCTGCGGGTTCGACGAAAACTTCGCCGGTCTGATTCTGCTGGGCTACCATGCAATGAACGGCGTGGAGGATGGAGTGCTGCACCACACCCAGAGTTCGATGGGCGAGAACCGATACTGGTACAACGGCGTGGAGTCGGGCGAGATCGCCCAGAGCGCACTGGTGGCGGGTTCATTCGGCATCCCGCCGATAATGTGTACCGGCGATGTTCGGGCTTGTGAGGAGGCCGTGCGCTTCCTGGGTGACAGCATCGTTACCGTCGCGGTCAAGGAGGGCTTCAGCCGTACAAGTTGCCGGATGATCGCGCCGAAGAAGGCGCGAGAGATGATCCGCGAGGGCGCCCGGCGCGCGATGAGCGTGATTCCGAACTGCAAGCCCTATACCGTCGACCTGCCCATCACCGCACGCCTGTGGCTGAAGGACATCGACGCCGTGACGCAGATGGCCCGCGCCGGGCTGTCCAGACGCATTGATGATCACACGCTGGAGCGCATCATCGACGATCCGCGGGACATATACCGGTTTTGATGCTTACCGGTTCTGGTCGTCTGTGAGGACGGGAATTCGTGGTCGCCGACCGAGACGGTCGGCCTACGCGAGATCCTGCTGCCAGACGCGGCATCGCATAGCACCCGGATAGATGGAGCCACCCATGACTATCGATCGCCCTAATATTCTGCTCATCACCAGCGACCAGCAACACTGGAACACCCTCGGCTGCCTGAACCCCGAAGTCCAGACGCCGTTTCTCGACCGAATGGCTGCCGAAGGCACCTTGTTCAACCGCGCCTATACGGTGAACCCCACATGCACGCCCACCCGGGCGTCCATGATCACCGGACGCTTCCCCAGCCAGCATGGGGCGTATTCTCTGGGTACGAAGCTGTCCGAGGAGGAGCCCACGGTCGGGCCGATTTTCGGGTCAGCGGGGTACCGGACCGCGCTGGTTGGCAAGGCGCATTTTCAGCCTCTGCGTGGCACCGACGAGTACCCGTCGCTCGAGGCCTACCCGGTACTCCAGGACCTGGACTTCTGGCGGCGCTTCACAGGACCTTTCTATGGGTTCGAGCGCGTAGAACTGGCGCGGAATCATACTGACGAAGCGCATGTGGGACAGCACTACGCCATCTGGATGGAAGAGCGCGGCTTGACCAACTGGCGCGACTATTTTCGTCCCCCCACCGGGAACAACGACCGCCAGCGCCGGAAGTGGCTGATCCCCGAGGAGTACCATTACAGCGCGTGGATTGCCGAACGCACCAACGCACTCATGGAACAGTATGCGAGCGCGGGCGAGAACTTCCTGCTCTGGGCCAGTTTCTTCGACCCTCACCCGGCGTACCTCGCGCCAGAGCCCTGGGACACCATGTATGATCCGTCGGCCCTGACAGTGCCGAGCCTCGTGCCGGGTGAGCACGATTGCAACCCACCCCATTTCCAGCTCACACAACAGGAGAAACCGGATTTCTCACCCTGGCAGACCACCCACAAGGGCCTGCATGGGTTCCACTCCCACTTGCATGACCGGGACGAACTGGCGAAAAACATCGCCGTCTACTACGGGATGATTTCGCTCATGGACAAGTACATCGGCGCAATCCTGGATCGGCTGGACAGCCTGGGGCTTGCCGAGAACACTCTTGTCCTTTTCAGCACCGATCACGGTCACCTGTTCGGGCACCACGGGCTTATCGCCAAGGGTGCGTTTCACTATGAGGATCTGCTGCGAGTGCCCATGATCGCCCGCATGCCCGGCACTGTCCCCGCAGGCAGGCGCACCGATGCGCTTTGGTCCCATGTAGACCTCGCGCCCACGTGCCTGGGGATGGCGGGCCTGGAAATCCCGTGGTGGATGACCGGCGTCGATCAGACCGGGGTGCTCAGAGGGGAACAGGAGCAGGCGCGAGACCATGTGTTGGTCGAGAACCGTCACGAGGTGGACACGATCCACGTGAAAACCTACGTGGATGACCGCTACAAGATCACGGCATACTACCGGCAAAGATACGGGGAGTTGTTCGACCTGGCCAAAGACCCACACGAGGTTCACAATCTGTGGGATAGCCCGGAGCACCAGGACCTGAAGCGAGACCTGCTCCTGAAGCTTCTGTGGGCGGAGATGGGCAACGAGCCGGTGTGGATGCCGCGTGTCGCCGGGGCGTGACGGGCGTCCCGCAAGTGCAAGAGCGGCCTGCGTACGGGGACGACGGCGGGCAAGACGCCCGCCCCACGCGACTGAAGGGCGCTGACCGCGCCGATCGTCCCCGGTCTCATTCGCTCTATCCGACGGGCCCCGCTCAGTCCTTCTCCAGGATCTGGTCCTTCGGCACCGCGATGTTCACGTTACCGACATGGGTCAGCGTAATATTCTGGTAGCTCTGCGGGTCGGGCTTGCCGGTCTCAGCAGTACGTTTCGCCACGTACGCATCCAGGTCGGCCTTGAATGCATCCCGCACCTCAGGCAGCGCGTCCGCGAGGTTGTTCTGCTCCATGGGGTCCACCGTCAGGTCATACAGCTCGAAAGGCGGACGCTTATGAAGCTCATCATATAGAGATTCGAAGAACTTCCACTTCTTCGTGCGGAAGCCCCGCTTCTTCATCCACGCATTCTCCAGAATGAACACCCGGTCAGTGGTGCCTGCATGGTTGCGCTGGTCGATGAGCGGCAACATGCTGATGCCTTCCATGGCCTCCTCTTCAGCGGCGTCCGGCAGGCCTAGCATATCAAGGATTGTCACCGTCAGGTCCTGATGGCGGGTGAGACCGCCCAGGCGCAGTCCTGCCGGGATGCGTTCCGGGTGAACCATGATCAGCGGCACGTGCAGGTTCGTCTCATACAGGCCGTGGTGGTCGAACCACATCTGGTGCTCGTGAAGCTCCTCGCCGTGGTCCGAAGTGATGACGATCAAGGTATCCCCGGCGTCCTGCATGCGATAGAAGCGGTCGAACAGTCTGGCCATCACGGAATCGCAGTAGGCGATCTCGGCCTCATATTGGGCGATGGGGAACTCCACGTCGCGACAGCCGGGCATCCATTCATTGAAGTAGTACATGAACGCCGGATAGTTGGTCATCATCTCAACCGCGCTGGTGTGGCGCTCGGCGGTCTCGTCGTCATGGTAGAACATGCGGTTGAAGGGCGGTGGGGGCAGGTACGGGGTGTGGGGGTCCCAGTAGTGGACGAAGGCGAACCAGGGCTTGTCCTGGCTCTCGCACTTGTCCAGCACCCGCATAGCAGTCTCGTTCACGGCCTCCGCTTTGCGCCAGGCGCCGTTCGGGTCGTGGTTCCATTGGTAGCCCTCATACACGTCATATCCCCGGCGGAACCAGCGGCCGAGATTGTCGGCGGCAGCCGTGAAGTACCCGCGATCCTGAAGTACCTGGGGCAGCGTCTTGATGCTTTCCTCCAGTTCCAGCTTCCCGCCCTGGGTGACGATCTGGTGGGTGAAGGTGTCCTTCCCGGTGAACATCGTGGTATAGCCGGGATGGGTGGGGATGTGCGGCGCCAGGAACTCTTCGAACACCACGCCAGTCGCGGCGAGGCGGTCGATGTGCGGGCTGGTGTGCCTGTGGTGGCCGTAGCAGCTCAGGTAATCGGCGCGCAGTGTATCGATGGCGATGAACAGTACGTTCATGAGACCCTCCGCTGGGTTCCTTCGGATGCATGGCAAAGCCGCGGGAATCGTCTCCCGCGGACCTTGACGCCTGTGGGACGGATGTCGCTGGTACTACTCGACCGGAGTAATGGTTATCCTGTACTTCCGACCTGTCTCCGGGCAGACCCAGATGAACTCGCTCTGGGTGACCGGGGGCATGTCCATTACCGGCGCAGTCACCGATGCCCCTGCCGGTGCCGCAGCCGGAGCAGCAGGCGCAGGTGTCGGCGCCACCGGAGCCGCAGACGCTCGTTCCTTGAGGGCGTCCGGGAGTTTGATCTCGAGCACATCCGCAATGGTCAGCCCGGTTGCAGCGGCTGAGGGTAGCGAGACTTCCAGGCGCGTGGGCTGGGTGGGATCGGGCCAGGCCCAGAGCGCCAGGTTGTCGGTGACGATTACCGCGTGGCCCGAGCTGGCCTCCTCGCCGTCATTGATGGACAGCCACAGGTCCAGCACCGGCCGGGTGACGTCGTCGTCTTCGAAGGCCGGGACTTTCATCATGAACACGCCGGTGGCGTCGGTCTTTGTGGACGCCCAGTGGTCCTGCAGAGGCTTGTCACCCCGGCCGGCGTGGACCGGGATGTCACCCAGCCCACGGGCGGTGTCGCGGTCGGTTACGATGCCGATGATCGTGGCCCAGCGCGGCATGACTTTGATCGCGATCTCGGTATTTGGCTCCACAGCGCCCTGTGCGGGGAGATAGCCGGTGGTCGACCCGGTGTGGATGGTGAGAGGGTCTCCGGGTTTCACATTGAACTCAAGCGTGAACTTGCCCAGGCGGTCCGTGAGGGTCCGCGCCAGTGTCTCGCGGCCCTGCTGGAGACTCACAGGATGGACCGTCACTGCCACCCCGCTTCGGGCGTCGAGGACAGATCCTACGATCTTCGCGCGGTCGCCGAAAGCCGGAAGCGATACGGCGCAGAGAGACATGGCCACTACGATGAGCAATGCGGTGAGACGATTCACGACTCAGTCCTCCATGGTGTGCAGGCCGTCAATGATACGGCAGGCTGACGACGTGAGCGGATGATCCCGCCCCCTGCCTTTGGATACCCGCCGCGCCCATAAGTTTCGGTGAATCGGCTTCCCTGGGCCGGTCGAAGTGAAAACGGCCCGGACAGGGCGTCCGGGCCGTCTGGACTGGCCAAAGGCAGCCTTACTCGGTGGTTGCCGTCCAGTAGCGGTTGCGGCCTGCGGTGGTGTCCCCGTACTTGTCGTTGTCCGGTTTGATCGCCTTTACGTGGCCGTCGCAGAAGCCAATGTTGGCGGTCTCGTTGTGGATGGGCCACAGGTGGCCCCGGCAGCTGTTCCAGCTGCCATTGGCGGCGGTGTCCAGATAGGGACTGTAAACCATGCAGGTCCGGCTTCCCCAGACGCCGCTGGGGTTGTCTCCGCCCGCGTCCGCGACCAGGTATTTCTCGGCCGGGATCTTGATGAACGCCGAGTTCATACCGTAATACTCGGTGGCGGTATTCTGCGATGTCGTGTAGCGGTTGGGTGCCAGGTACAGCAGGGAGCTGGGGCAGATGTAGACCTGGCGATTCTTGATATAGGGCTGGATGACATCATACCAGGCGTAGCGAGTGCCGGTTGTGGAACCCGTCAGGAACCCGGGGAACCACTCATCGTAGTCCTGGGCGTACATGAGGTAGCCGAGCGTAACCTGCTTCAGGTTGGACTGGCAACTTGCCTGCCTTGCTTTCTCGCGCGCCCTTGCGAAAACAGGAAAGAGGATCGCCGCAAGGATCGCAATGATCGCGATGACCACCAGCAACTCAATCAGTGTGAAACCACGTCTTGCCATCGATGTCCTCCTTGGTCTTGAGCGCTCATGCGCCCGGTGATGGGGACGGGACCTGCTCGACTTGCCCGCTCTCGTGGCTTCGGATCGCGGCTTCGATAGTCTCCTGAGCAAGGAGCCCATCGCGGCCCGAGCCTTCCACGCAGTCGGGCGAGACGCCCTCGGCAACCTGCTGGCAGAACCTGTGAATCCGCACCCGGAAAGTGTCATCAAAGCTCTTGATGCCCCCGAAAATGGGGTTGTGAATATGGATGACCTCGTCCGAGTCGTGGGGATAGAACCAGAGGTCTTCGAACACATTCTCGAAGACCAGCCGGCCTTTCGTACCCGCGATCTCCGTGCGTTCCATGGGGTGACGGGTGGTCATATCGTAGCTGCCCGTGAGATGCCCCACGACGCCGCTCTCGAACTTGAGATTGATGGAGGCGTTCGACCAACATGTCCGGCCTTCGGAGCGCTTGAGGAAGGCATGGACGAACCGCACGTCTCCGCAGAGTGTGCGCAGGACGTCGATGCTGTGGGGATGCAGGGCGCGCAGGTGGAACCATTCGTCGTCCCGTGCATTGGCGATCCACAGGCACTTGTTGACGAAATTGACCTCGCCCAGCCGGCCCTCGTCGATCCACTTTTTCGCCCGCACGCAAGCCGGGGCGAAACGATAGTTCAGGTTGATTCCGAAGCACAGGCCGCGTTCGGCAGCTTTCGCAACCATCCGGCGCGCGTACTCGATGTTGTTGCTGATGGGCTTTTCACACAGCACGTGGCAGCCGGCTTCGAGCCCCGCCATCACGGGAGCGTAGTGATCGCCTCCGTTCTCTTTGCCGCCAGTAGACACGTCAACGATGTCCAGGTCCTCATTATCCAGCATCTGATGCATGTTGTAGTATGAGCGCACGCCCAGGCGCTGCGCCGCATGGTCCGCGCGCTCCGGGATGATGTCACAGACCGCGACCACTCGGGCATGGGGGCTGGATTGGTAACAGTCGGCGTGCAGGTTGCCGATCTGACGAACGCCGATGATTCCAACTTTGAGCATGGCGCGGGCTCCGTTGCTGGGAAGTCAGTTACGGTCATGCCGGAGGCGCCCGCTATTCGGGCACGTCCACGGCCTGTCCGGTCTGGTGGCTCTTGATGGCCGCCTCAATCACCTCCTGCGCCTGCAGACCATCATACCCCGAGGCCTCAATGGCGTCCGGAGAGTCGCCATTGGCGACCTGCTCCATGAACCGATGAATGCGCGCGGTGAAGGTGTCGTTGAAGTCTTTCACGCCGCCGAAGATTGAATTGTGGATGTGGATGACTTCGTCTGAATCATGAGGGTAGAGCCACAGGTCCACGTAGACGTTCTCCAGCACTAACCGGCCTTTGGTACCTGCGAGCTCCGTGCGCTCGATGGGGTGCTGGTAACACATATCATAGGAGCCGGTCAGGTTGCCGATGACGCCATTGCGGAACTTCATGCCCACCTGGCAGTTGGACCAGCACTGGCGGTCGCCGGACTTCTTGAAGTACGCGTGAACCTGGGCCACATTCCCGCACAGGAAGCGCATGACGTCCACGGAGTGGGGATGCAGGGCGCGCATGTGGATGAACTCGGTGGCATCCGGGCCGCCGATCCAGAGCGCTTTGTTGATGAAGTTCAGCTCGCCCAGCCGGCCCTCGTCCACCCACTGCTTCGCTTTTCGAGCCAAAGGGGTGAAGCGGTAGTTCAGGTTGATGCCGAAGGGCACCTTCGCCTCTCTGGCCGCCGCCACCATCTCCCGCGCCTGGCCAATGTCGTTGCTGATCGGCTTCTCGCACAAGACCGCTTTGCCGGCGGCGATTGCGGCCATGACTGGACCATAGTGAGCGCTGCCCTTCTCGTGTCCGCCCGTGCAGACATCCACTACGTCCAATTCCTCTTCCGCGAGCATGGCGTCCAGGTCATAGTAGGCCTTCACGCCATACTTTGATGCGCCCGCGTCTGCAAGGTCCTTATCCATGTCACAGACGGCCACCAGTTGTGCATTGGGGCAGGTGAGGTGGCAGTCGGCATGCTGGTTGCCGATGGGCTTCATCCCGACGATTGCGGTCTTGAGCATAGGCTGGTCAACTCCCGGGGAAGGCACGGTCGCCGGGCATGCCCTGGGTTACCCGGGACCGAAACCATGCCTGGATGGGCCCGCCGGGCCCCCAGGTTGTGCACGGCTGGCAGGATACATGTTTGGGCTTCTGGATGCAAGGGAGAGCAACCGCATGGGGTGCGTTCCCGATAAGAGGTGAGTTCGCTCGAGGCGGGGCCTTATCTCTTCCCTCGGATATGCCCGGGAACGAAGACAGACGCCGCCCCTGCCTCAAAGCCCGCGATACGGGCCGCAGCCCCCGGACACCGGTGCCCAGGAATTATCCCATAGCCCCTGGAAGGGCAGCACAAGCGCCCCGCGCTCTCGTCCTTCCTGCCGCCCCCGTTGGGGGCTCAAGCGATCTGATGCGCACCGATTCCGCGCAAACATTCGGTGAGATTGGACCGTCGCTCTCAGAGCACAGGCTCCGTGACGCCGCTGAACACCACTGTGGGGCCCCGTGTCTCCGACAACGGACAGATTCCACGATTGGGGGAGAGAACATCCCGGTGACTATCGAAGCATGCTCCCCGGTGACTACGCCTGGGGCAGTACCGACATGAGGGTGGTGGCGACGGTGAAATAGATCAGGAGGGCGAAGGAGTCATTGAGGGTGGTGACCAGCGGACCGGATGCGAGAGCCGGATCAACGCCGATGCGCTGGAATGCGAATGGGATGAGTGTGCCAATCAGAGTAGCCCACAGGATGGCCAGCGCCAGGGCGATCGCCACGACCATGCCCAGCCACCATTGGCCCATGACGAGAACACCAAAGAGCCCCGCGATGAAACCGCAAGTGCCCCCCAGTAGGCTTGCAGTCAGAATCTCGCGCAGGATGAGCCTGCGGAGGGCCTTGCGGTCCACCAGGCCGAGGGCGATTCTGCGAACAACGATGGTGGCCGACTGCAGGCCGCTGTTGCCGCTCATGGCCGCGATGACAGGGATGAAAACCGCCAGACCGATGACATTCTCCAGCGAGAATGAGAAGTGCTTGATGACTAGCGCGGAGACGAAAGTGCCCAGCAGACAGACGGTGAGCCAGGGCAGGCGAAGCTTGGCGACCTTCACGCTTGATTCAGTGAGGAGTGTCTCCGAACTGGTTCCCGCGAACTGGGAGATGTCCTCACTGTGCTCCGCCTGAATGGCGTCGATGACGTCGTCCACGGTGACCACGCCGAGCAGGCGGTGGTCGTCATCAACGACAGGCACGCCCATGAGGTCGTACTTGTCGACGATCTGGACGACCTCTTCTCGGTCCGCGTCGGGATGTACAGAGACCACGTCCGTGACCATGATGTCGTGCAGAGGTGCCTCGGGCGGAGCCGTGAGAAGCTCCGGTGTGCTGATGACGCCGATGAGGCGGCGGTCATCCTCGATGATGTAGACGTAGTTGAGCGTGTCCATGGAAATCCGCTGGGTGCGCAGGTGCTGGATAACGTCCTGCGCGGTCAGGTCCGCGGGGGCCATGAGCACCTCGGAGTTCATGAGGCCGCCGGCAGTGTCCTTCTCGAACCGCATGAGCTCTTTGAGCTCATTGGCCTCCTCATCGGGAATGCGCTCCAGGACCCGATGGCGGCGTTCGTCGTCCAGCAGATTGACCACATTGGAGCCCACGTCGGGGGGCATGGCGTCGATGATCTCGGCCAGTTCCTCATCCGGGATGGCTTCGGCCAGGTCCGCGCCGATCTCTTCGTCCACTTCCTCCAGAACGATCCCCGCATCATCGGCATCCAGGAGAGCGAAGACCGCTTCACGCTCGTCGGCATCAAGCTCTCGCATGGCAAAAGCGATATCCATGGGGTGATACCGGCTGATGAGCCCTTCCAACGCGCCCCGCACATTGGAGCTGGTGGCAGCCCGAATCGCCGCCGCCACTTGTTCGGGGCTGCGGGCTTTCATCTGATCGTAGGCGTCGCGGAGATTGCTCGCGTCTCTCATTGGAGCAGGGCCGTTCCTGGTGCGGGATCGGAAGCAGCGAAGGGCCGACGGTGTTGTCCGGCCCGGGCGTGGCGGACACGAAAGGGGTAGACGTGACAGCATTAACCGATTGGCGGGCCCGTGTCAAGAGCAGATTAGCGCCGGGCGTGCATTCCCCGGGTGTAGGTGGGTTCGGTGGAGCCGAGGCCTCGTCTCCTGCCTCGGTTCAGATCCGCAGCGGGAAAAGTCCGCCGCCGTTGTCCTCCAGCCCGACAAGCGCGCGGCAAGACCCCGCCCAGCGGTTCAGTATTCTGTCGCCCCCTCCAAGGGCTCAAGCGATCTGAGGCGCACCGACTCCACGGGTTCCATTCCGCTCCACCCGTGGCTATAGGCTGCCGCCCGCTTCGCGGGCTGTGGGGCAACAGGCCCACCAGCGATATTTCCACACGCTCCAGGCCGGCAGAGATCATGCCCGACAGGGAGACCGCCCGATTTCTGCGGGTCCGGAGACACTCCGTGACGGCGATAGATCAGGCGCAGATGCCTGCAAAACCGAAACGCAATCTGGCGCCGGGGAAATCACCAGCGCTCGCGGTGGACGGCGGACATCGGCCCGGGGCCCTTGGGTGATGGCTGATCTGCCGGGTAGCCCAGACTCACGAGAGCAAGGACGCGGATGGAATCGGGGATCCCCAAGACGTCGCGCACCAGGTCCTCGCGTTGCATCCCGGTGGCTTCGCTGCCGCGAATACCGATCCAGCATGTGCCGAGCCCGTGGCTCACAGCCTCGATCATGGCGTTCTCAACCGCCGCGCAGCAGTCCTCGATCCACCAGTGTTCAGATTTTGCAGGGTCGCCGCAGAAGGCGAGGACTACCGGGGATTCGGCGCAGAAGCCGGCCCACTGGTGGACCTCGCTAAGCTTCCGGCGCGTTTCGGCGTCCGTCACAACCACGATATGCCATGGGCGCACGTTGTTCGCGGTCGGCGCATGCATCGCGGCGCGCAGGATCTCCTCCAGGGCATCTTCGGGCACCGGATCCGGCTTGTAGCGGCGTACGCTGGCGCGTTCCCAGATCTCCTTCAGCACAGTCAGTCCCTCCCAGTCAGCGTCTCCAGTCTCTGGATGGCGGCAGCGGCGCTATTGCCGCCTATGGCCTTGAGGTCCGAAACAACATCCTGCACGAATTGCTTGAGCTTGTCGGTGGGGATTCGTGCGATCACCTTGCCGAGGTCGATCGTCCGCGCCTGGAGCGCCAGCTGCCCGGCCAGCGCACGCAGTTCCTGGGGCCCCGCGGCAGGGATGCGTTCCCGTAGCAGCGGGAGCAGTGCGCCGGGCTTGAGCACGCGCGCCAACGAACCGACCAGCATCCGGCGGACGCGGTCGCTTTTCTCGCTCTTCCACAGGTTCATCAGGGGCTGGGTGATACGCGGGTCCCTGATCTGTCCGAGCACGCGGACCAGGCGGGTCCGGAACTCCTCGTCGCTGCTCCCCAGGCGCTCGATAATCGCCGGCACGGCCGCGGAACCGATCTTCACCAGAGCTTTCTCAGCATTGCTCTTCCCCTGCT is part of the Armatimonadota bacterium genome and harbors:
- a CDS encoding DUF2920 family protein, whose protein sequence is MLRLLFTLSLCIAVLAAADKTWIVKNGECPWHDRVGRYVIGNLPEKYASEKPVPWQSCNEPRKVVLPDEKVDHVFIAIASSQSKQFADSLNLEFTGDTVDLMDPAGKKVLITYDILLYRNPPPVTEFPGATAGVMLLSWPGEAADQANEEAPASEAKTYTPGEKAIPWHDRVGRWVMVDVPAGIIHGKKVPQQSCTARDIVLPGDALDAVMVGISDTDIEKLPAAVKTRMTDTGADFTIQDPSGGRKLPYSIFVYESPDQRTEFPDFAAGLVLLALEDLSAKLATREAPTLAIKEGRKQVLEPEQQFAGQEWPFQPGERFVKMHVEEPPQGISENTGLMLCLHNWGGIYNQDVYLKWCRTFAERFNVIAVSVNYLQSGDTEPGVLGEKPYDHGYLQAMDCLRALYHIQQQLKEAGVTINPRRCYSMGGSGGGNVTLMVNKLAPHTFACVVDICGMPGLTDGIAFGTGEYGSHLNAGYSKDPQSPAYLTKDMQEIRDPGHPEHLKIAFAANPTNKVVIVHGQDDLSCPVVHKITIFRNMVDAGFRPDGHFLTQWHVDGEAVTSTGHAVGDREKVVIRFADEYMKPDGAKALQVPGPTDFELAGQVVFPTSGGRFVVDYSGVPEIRFEKAEAE
- a CDS encoding M55 family metallopeptidase, whose protein sequence is MRIVVCTDLEGISGVTCWEQTRDMTNALYQEARALLTAEINACVEGCLEGGATEILVLDGHGGGFNIIPEELHPDAQCITGPGRPHAGCGFDENFAGLILLGYHAMNGVEDGVLHHTQSSMGENRYWYNGVESGEIAQSALVAGSFGIPPIMCTGDVRACEEAVRFLGDSIVTVAVKEGFSRTSCRMIAPKKAREMIREGARRAMSVIPNCKPYTVDLPITARLWLKDIDAVTQMARAGLSRRIDDHTLERIIDDPRDIYRF
- a CDS encoding sulfatase-like hydrolase/transferase, which produces MTIDRPNILLITSDQQHWNTLGCLNPEVQTPFLDRMAAEGTLFNRAYTVNPTCTPTRASMITGRFPSQHGAYSLGTKLSEEEPTVGPIFGSAGYRTALVGKAHFQPLRGTDEYPSLEAYPVLQDLDFWRRFTGPFYGFERVELARNHTDEAHVGQHYAIWMEERGLTNWRDYFRPPTGNNDRQRRKWLIPEEYHYSAWIAERTNALMEQYASAGENFLLWASFFDPHPAYLAPEPWDTMYDPSALTVPSLVPGEHDCNPPHFQLTQQEKPDFSPWQTTHKGLHGFHSHLHDRDELAKNIAVYYGMISLMDKYIGAILDRLDSLGLAENTLVLFSTDHGHLFGHHGLIAKGAFHYEDLLRVPMIARMPGTVPAGRRTDALWSHVDLAPTCLGMAGLEIPWWMTGVDQTGVLRGEQEQARDHVLVENRHEVDTIHVKTYVDDRYKITAYYRQRYGELFDLAKDPHEVHNLWDSPEHQDLKRDLLLKLLWAEMGNEPVWMPRVAGA
- a CDS encoding sulfatase; amino-acid sequence: MNVLFIAIDTLRADYLSCYGHHRHTSPHIDRLAATGVVFEEFLAPHIPTHPGYTTMFTGKDTFTHQIVTQGGKLELEESIKTLPQVLQDRGYFTAAADNLGRWFRRGYDVYEGYQWNHDPNGAWRKAEAVNETAMRVLDKCESQDKPWFAFVHYWDPHTPYLPPPPFNRMFYHDDETAERHTSAVEMMTNYPAFMYYFNEWMPGCRDVEFPIAQYEAEIAYCDSVMARLFDRFYRMQDAGDTLIVITSDHGEELHEHQMWFDHHGLYETNLHVPLIMVHPERIPAGLRLGGLTRHQDLTVTILDMLGLPDAAEEEAMEGISMLPLIDQRNHAGTTDRVFILENAWMKKRGFRTKKWKFFESLYDELHKRPPFELYDLTVDPMEQNNLADALPEVRDAFKADLDAYVAKRTAETGKPDPQSYQNITLTHVGNVNIAVPKDQILEKD
- a CDS encoding DUF1559 domain-containing protein, whose translation is MARRGFTLIELLVVIAIIAILAAILFPVFARAREKARQASCQSNLKQVTLGYLMYAQDYDEWFPGFLTGSTTGTRYAWYDVIQPYIKNRQVYICPSSLLYLAPNRYTTSQNTATEYYGMNSAFIKIPAEKYLVADAGGDNPSGVWGSRTCMVYSPYLDTAANGSWNSCRGHLWPIHNETANIGFCDGHVKAIKPDNDKYGDTTAGRNRYWTATTE
- a CDS encoding Gfo/Idh/MocA family oxidoreductase; the encoded protein is MLKVGIIGVRQIGNLHADCYQSSPHARVVAVCDIIPERADHAAQRLGVRSYYNMHQMLDNEDLDIVDVSTGGKENGGDHYAPVMAGLEAGCHVLCEKPISNNIEYARRMVAKAAERGLCFGINLNYRFAPACVRAKKWIDEGRLGEVNFVNKCLWIANARDDEWFHLRALHPHSIDVLRTLCGDVRFVHAFLKRSEGRTCWSNASINLKFESGVVGHLTGSYDMTTRHPMERTEIAGTKGRLVFENVFEDLWFYPHDSDEVIHIHNPIFGGIKSFDDTFRVRIHRFCQQVAEGVSPDCVEGSGRDGLLAQETIEAAIRSHESGQVEQVPSPSPGA